The Mammaliicoccus sciuri genome window below encodes:
- a CDS encoding TetR/AcrR family transcriptional regulator has protein sequence MTKQTDLRVIKTKKALTETLISILKEKNFSEITVNEICHASLIHRTTFYKHFMDKFDLLQYALSEYTKDFFELDLYDRLHHPFQSMEKAFISELGDVFEKQKDNSDTAFMDEILKHFIEVFSKDFKNNIDKVTTPTHIPQSLLPFIYGSNLAAIIHWSELADGDIDFKKLDKIFNEINIISMNNG, from the coding sequence TTGACTAAACAAACGGATTTACGTGTGATTAAAACTAAAAAAGCACTCACTGAAACATTAATCTCGATTCTTAAAGAGAAAAATTTCTCAGAAATTACTGTAAATGAAATTTGTCATGCTTCTCTTATACATAGAACAACATTTTACAAGCATTTTATGGATAAGTTTGATCTCTTACAATATGCATTAAGCGAATATACGAAAGATTTCTTTGAATTAGATTTATACGACCGTCTACATCATCCGTTTCAATCGATGGAAAAGGCATTTATCAGTGAGCTAGGCGACGTATTTGAAAAGCAAAAAGATAATAGTGATACTGCATTTATGGATGAAATTCTTAAACACTTCATTGAAGTATTTAGTAAAGATTTCAAAAATAATATTGATAAAGTTACGACTCCAACCCACATACCACAATCTTTACTTCCATTTATTTATGGATCTAATTTAGCGGCAATTATACATTGGTCTGAATTAGCAGATGGTGATATAGACTTTAAAAAGCTTGATAAAATATTTAACGAAATCAATATAATTAGCATGAATAACGGTTAA
- a CDS encoding ABC transporter substrate-binding protein yields MTKKLLVFLATLLLILAACGNKDDDSSKSKTHKYKTDEGKTIEIPNNPKRVVVLTTNQGNFQKLGVDPVGTDADFPKSKYVDDKDGKRVGSEDIEAVTKLKPDLIITYNANPQIKKYEKIAPTVPFDHSKRTFKEVHIEIGKLLGKEDKAKEQVKELEDIMAKDAKEVQDKIGKDSTVSIMEVGPKELTLIGKNFGRGSEVIYQGFGFKHPEAAQKDIPKEGWLTTSFENFNKYTGDYLLIPTENGKAPNSSLTKGSIWKNTPAVKENHVYYYPRNEFMYSDPISIEKQSKYFKDMLTK; encoded by the coding sequence ATGACAAAAAAATTACTTGTATTCCTCGCTACATTGTTACTTATATTAGCAGCTTGTGGCAACAAAGATGATGACTCATCTAAAAGCAAAACTCACAAATATAAAACAGATGAAGGTAAAACAATTGAGATTCCTAACAATCCAAAACGTGTAGTCGTATTAACAACTAACCAAGGTAACTTCCAAAAACTTGGAGTTGATCCAGTCGGAACAGATGCTGATTTCCCTAAATCAAAATATGTTGACGATAAAGACGGGAAACGTGTTGGTTCTGAAGATATTGAAGCTGTTACAAAGCTTAAACCAGATTTAATCATTACTTATAATGCTAACCCACAAATTAAAAAATATGAAAAAATAGCACCTACTGTACCATTCGACCACAGTAAACGTACTTTTAAAGAGGTACACATTGAAATCGGGAAATTATTAGGTAAAGAAGATAAAGCTAAAGAACAAGTTAAAGAATTAGAAGATATCATGGCTAAAGACGCGAAAGAAGTTCAAGATAAAATTGGCAAAGACAGCACAGTTTCTATCATGGAAGTTGGACCTAAAGAACTTACATTAATCGGTAAGAACTTTGGTAGAGGTTCAGAAGTCATTTATCAAGGATTTGGATTCAAACATCCAGAAGCAGCACAAAAAGACATCCCTAAAGAAGGTTGGTTAACAACTTCATTCGAAAACTTTAATAAATACACTGGTGATTATTTATTAATCCCAACTGAAAATGGAAAAGCACCAAATTCTTCATTAACTAAAGGTAGCATTTGGAAAAACACACCAGCAGTTAAAGAAAATCACGTGTACTACTATCCAAGAAATGAATTTATGTATTCAGATCCAATTTCAATCGAAAAACAATCTAAATACTTCAAAGATATGTTAACTAAATAA
- a CDS encoding DNA-3-methyladenine glycosylase family protein — protein sequence MHEIRIECPKIFDYEKCLDYLKRDENEVLFEVEDHKIYRAINLEGERLLMCIYYHRHYLIVEILNDVSLNPALTEKIIAFIEEWFDFSADLSSFYQYGRKNEILKPLIQELYGLRLIRIPNLFEAISWGIIGQQINLTFAYQLKKRLVQTYGEKITYNHKAYYIHPTTEVIANVSVQELMDLKFSRRKAEYLIDIAKRMHSQMLSKDMLMDIEDTNEIERTLIKIRGIGPWTAHYVMMRALGVQDAFPIGDVGLQNALKDILNLDKKPSKEQMLSLNEGWHEWSSYATFYIWRAPHIQN from the coding sequence ATGCATGAAATTAGAATAGAATGTCCTAAAATATTCGACTATGAAAAATGCTTAGATTATTTAAAAAGAGATGAGAATGAAGTGTTATTTGAAGTTGAAGATCATAAAATTTATCGTGCGATTAATTTAGAAGGCGAGCGCCTGTTGATGTGTATTTATTATCATCGTCATTATTTAATTGTTGAGATTTTAAATGATGTTTCTTTAAATCCCGCACTTACTGAAAAAATAATTGCATTTATAGAAGAATGGTTCGATTTCTCAGCAGATTTATCATCGTTTTACCAATATGGTAGAAAAAATGAAATACTAAAGCCGTTAATCCAGGAATTATATGGTTTAAGGTTGATTAGAATTCCAAATTTATTTGAAGCTATTTCCTGGGGCATAATTGGACAGCAAATTAATTTAACATTTGCATACCAACTTAAAAAGAGACTTGTTCAAACTTATGGGGAGAAAATAACTTACAACCATAAAGCTTATTACATCCATCCTACAACTGAAGTGATTGCGAATGTTTCAGTTCAAGAGTTAATGGATTTGAAATTCTCAAGAAGAAAAGCAGAATATTTAATAGATATTGCGAAAAGAATGCATTCTCAAATGTTATCTAAAGACATGTTAATGGATATTGAAGATACAAATGAAATTGAGCGCACACTTATTAAAATTAGAGGGATTGGTCCTTGGACAGCACATTATGTTATGATGCGTGCGTTAGGTGTTCAGGATGCTTTTCCAATCGGGGATGTTGGTTTACAAAACGCATTGAAAGACATCTTGAATTTAGATAAGAAACCATCTAAAGAACAAATGTTAAGTTTGAATGAAGGTTGGCATGAGTGGAGTTCTTATGCAACGTTTTATATATGGCGAGCACCACATATTCAAAATTAA
- a CDS encoding OsmC family protein, whose translation MMKSTWQGKKTFKSQSKFGHDIISDAPTESGGDDNGPSPVELMLSGLAGCTGIDVTNLMKERLAQVTKLEITVDDEREDTTSRAVKHVTLIFDVEGEVDLKKLKRSIKLSVEKYCTVAHSLKATIEPKLIFNGEDQTLD comes from the coding sequence ATGATGAAGTCTACGTGGCAAGGTAAGAAAACTTTTAAATCACAATCCAAATTTGGTCATGATATCATTTCTGATGCACCAACAGAATCAGGTGGAGATGACAACGGTCCATCTCCTGTTGAACTTATGCTAAGCGGTTTAGCTGGATGTACTGGAATTGATGTTACCAATTTAATGAAAGAACGTTTAGCACAAGTTACAAAATTAGAAATTACTGTAGATGATGAAAGAGAAGATACAACATCTCGAGCAGTGAAACATGTCACATTAATTTTTGATGTCGAAGGTGAAGTGGATTTAAAAAAATTAAAGCGATCTATAAAACTGAGTGTCGAAAAATATTGTACGGTTGCACATTCTTTAAAAGCAACTATTGAACCGAAACTTATCTTTAATGGTGAAGATCAAACTTTAGACTAA
- a CDS encoding ABC transporter permease, whose amino-acid sequence MKLALKELTYYKFKYLLVTLILFLLAFLVLFISALAQGLAKENVSGIEQWNKSTYVIASDADNNLSQSNITTKTDDAVNTIAKGDTIKTAMQKIDTKSGKTDLMFTQMTNNIKPKPSEGHLPQNKNEVLLNEKLKADGFKVGDEIKLSEGGQSYKISGFADNIMFSHTSMAYVNENGMDALKGHHISVIAYDNLNDHQKNEINDVDNVKVISQDDMLNAIPSYNAEQQPLNLMIVFLFVISAIVITAFFYVMTIQKTSQFGILKAIGTKNISLIASLMFQILMITLIGVVLSIAVIFIINSVMPVSMPFYIDANLMMLMVAVFIVVSLIGAVLSLIKVTKIEPLEAIGGE is encoded by the coding sequence ATGAAACTAGCACTTAAAGAGCTTACTTATTACAAATTTAAATATCTACTCGTAACATTAATTTTATTCTTATTAGCATTTTTAGTGTTATTTATATCAGCTTTAGCACAAGGATTAGCTAAAGAGAACGTATCGGGAATTGAACAATGGAATAAAAGTACTTACGTAATTGCCAGTGATGCCGACAATAACTTGAGTCAGTCTAATATTACGACGAAAACTGATGACGCTGTTAATACAATCGCTAAAGGCGACACAATCAAAACAGCAATGCAAAAAATTGATACTAAAAGCGGGAAAACGGATTTAATGTTTACACAAATGACAAATAACATTAAACCGAAACCATCAGAAGGACATTTACCACAAAATAAAAACGAAGTGTTATTGAATGAAAAATTAAAAGCAGACGGCTTTAAAGTAGGGGACGAAATTAAATTATCAGAAGGCGGTCAATCATATAAAATCTCAGGATTCGCTGATAATATCATGTTCTCACATACATCTATGGCATATGTAAATGAAAATGGTATGGATGCGTTGAAAGGTCATCATATTTCAGTCATTGCATATGACAACTTGAATGATCATCAAAAAAATGAAATCAACGATGTAGACAATGTTAAAGTCATTTCACAAGATGACATGTTAAATGCCATTCCAAGTTATAACGCAGAACAACAACCATTGAACTTGATGATTGTATTCTTATTCGTTATTTCAGCTATTGTTATTACGGCATTCTTCTATGTTATGACAATTCAAAAAACAAGCCAATTTGGTATTTTAAAAGCAATCGGTACAAAAAACATATCACTTATCGCATCATTAATGTTCCAAATTCTGATGATCACATTAATAGGCGTGGTCTTATCTATTGCCGTTATATTCATCATCAACAGTGTGATGCCAGTTTCAATGCCATTCTATATTGACGCAAACTTAATGATGTTAATGGTAGCCGTATTCATCGTTGTTTCATTAATCGGCGCCGTATTATCACTGATAAAAGTGACAAAAATCGAACCACTTGAAGCTATAGGAGGAGAATAA
- a CDS encoding ABC transporter ATP-binding protein, with product MGLVVEHVTKSFGENEAKTQVLNDITFTAEKGQLVILNGASGSGKSTLLSIIGGLLGKSSGEITLDDLAYVDLSDKKLTDMRLNQIGFIFQSSHLIPYLNVTDQLVYVGEMAGMRKKDAKERAEKLLKQIGLSHRLKSYPNELSGGEKQRVAIMRAWMNHPKMILADEPTASLDSKRAIEVAKMIKNSVKENNSIGIIITHDERIFEFADKVIKLSDGRIEEQVS from the coding sequence ATGGGGTTAGTTGTTGAACATGTTACAAAATCATTCGGAGAAAATGAAGCAAAAACACAAGTATTAAATGACATTACATTTACAGCAGAAAAAGGACAGCTTGTTATTTTGAATGGCGCTTCTGGTTCAGGGAAATCTACATTACTTTCTATTATTGGTGGATTACTTGGCAAAAGCTCAGGAGAAATAACCTTAGACGATTTAGCTTATGTAGACTTATCAGATAAAAAATTAACAGATATGAGATTGAATCAAATAGGGTTTATCTTTCAATCATCACACTTAATACCATATTTAAATGTTACAGATCAACTTGTTTATGTTGGTGAAATGGCTGGTATGCGTAAAAAAGATGCTAAAGAAAGAGCTGAAAAATTATTAAAACAAATTGGTTTATCTCATCGACTCAAATCATATCCAAATGAATTGTCAGGTGGGGAAAAACAACGTGTTGCAATTATGAGAGCTTGGATGAATCATCCAAAAATGATTTTGGCAGATGAACCTACTGCAAGTTTAGATTCAAAACGTGCAATAGAAGTAGCAAAAATGATTAAAAATAGTGTGAAAGAAAATAATTCAATTGGTATTATTATTACACATGATGAAAGAATATTTGAATTTGCAGATAAAGTGATTAAATTAAGTGACGGAAGAATTGAGGAACAAGTATCATAA
- the nfsA gene encoding oxygen-insensitive NADPH nitroreductase, translating into MNQSVFDLTQQHRSVRHFKDEPLSKETVEKLVKAGQMASTSSYVQAYSIIGITDPEIKQALKEVSGQQHVVDNGYLFVYVIDYYRHSLINEETQGNMQPSFESAEGLLVGTIDVALAAQNVALTAEDMGLGIVYLGSLRNDVGRVSEILNLPEHVFPLFGMAVGVPSDDDQGSPKQRLPFEHVFHENQYSADKEQQLSQIKQYDKDIQEYYEKRTQGKRSESWSEQIKNMMSKKTRPDILEKLNLKGFIKK; encoded by the coding sequence ATGAATCAAAGCGTATTTGACTTAACACAACAGCATCGATCTGTTAGACATTTTAAAGATGAACCTCTTTCTAAAGAGACTGTAGAAAAATTAGTAAAAGCAGGACAAATGGCTTCAACTTCAAGTTACGTTCAAGCTTATTCTATTATTGGTATTACAGACCCAGAAATTAAACAAGCATTAAAAGAAGTATCAGGGCAACAACATGTTGTCGATAACGGTTATTTATTTGTGTATGTTATAGATTATTACCGTCATAGTTTAATTAACGAAGAAACACAAGGAAACATGCAACCTAGTTTTGAGTCAGCTGAAGGCTTGCTCGTTGGTACGATAGATGTTGCACTTGCTGCACAGAATGTAGCTTTAACTGCTGAAGATATGGGCTTAGGTATTGTTTATTTAGGCTCATTACGTAACGATGTTGGTCGAGTGAGTGAGATATTAAACTTACCTGAGCATGTCTTCCCTCTATTCGGTATGGCTGTCGGTGTACCGAGCGATGACGATCAAGGGTCACCTAAGCAACGCTTACCATTTGAACATGTATTCCACGAAAATCAATATAGTGCCGACAAAGAACAACAACTTAGTCAAATTAAACAATATGACAAAGACATTCAAGAATATTATGAAAAACGTACCCAAGGCAAGCGCTCAGAATCTTGGTCAGAACAAATTAAGAATATGATGAGCAAAAAAACAAGACCAGATATTCTAGAAAAATTAAATTTAAAAGGATTTATTAAAAAATAA
- a CDS encoding homocysteine synthase, giving the protein MTQENWNKETLAIHGGQVPDPVTGSTAVPIHQTTSYTFKSTEHAKNLFALAEEGNIYSRIMNPTNDVFEKRIALLEGGLAALSVGSGQAAITLSILNIAESGSEVVASTNLYGGTYNLFDVTLKKFGIKVHFVDPDDPANFEAAINENTKLIFAETIGNPRIDVLDIEAVAKVAHDNGIPLIVDNTFATPHLLQPIKYGADIVVHSATKFIGGHGTSIGGVIVDSGQFNWDNGKFPGLVEPDPSYHGVSYVNDVGAAAYITKARVQLLRDIGPALSPFNAQQFLIGLETLHLRTERHSENAQKVAEFLENHKKVSWVNYPGLKSNQYHELATKYLPNGQGAILTFGVKGDSEAIPEFVEALNLFSLLANVGDSKSLIIHPASTTHQQLTDEEQLASGVTKDLVRLSVGTESSEDIIKDLEQALNKIK; this is encoded by the coding sequence ATGACACAAGAAAATTGGAATAAAGAGACATTAGCAATTCACGGTGGTCAAGTACCTGATCCTGTAACAGGTTCTACAGCTGTACCTATTCATCAAACAACTTCATATACGTTTAAATCTACTGAACATGCGAAGAACTTATTCGCTTTAGCTGAAGAAGGAAACATATATTCTCGAATTATGAACCCAACAAATGATGTATTCGAGAAACGTATCGCTTTATTAGAAGGTGGACTAGCAGCATTAAGTGTTGGTAGCGGTCAAGCAGCCATTACGTTGAGTATATTAAATATTGCAGAAAGTGGCTCTGAAGTAGTCGCATCTACTAACCTATATGGTGGTACATATAATTTATTTGATGTAACTTTAAAGAAATTTGGCATTAAAGTACATTTTGTAGACCCAGATGATCCAGCAAATTTTGAAGCAGCAATCAATGAAAATACGAAACTTATTTTCGCTGAAACAATTGGTAACCCACGTATAGATGTATTAGATATTGAAGCTGTTGCTAAAGTTGCTCACGATAATGGTATTCCATTAATCGTTGATAATACATTTGCTACACCTCACCTACTACAACCAATTAAATATGGTGCTGACATCGTTGTCCATTCTGCGACTAAATTTATTGGTGGTCACGGTACATCAATTGGTGGTGTGATTGTAGATAGTGGTCAATTTAACTGGGATAATGGCAAATTCCCTGGTTTAGTTGAACCTGATCCAAGTTATCATGGTGTATCTTATGTTAATGACGTTGGTGCAGCTGCATACATTACGAAAGCACGTGTACAATTATTGCGAGACATTGGACCAGCACTTTCTCCATTTAATGCACAACAATTCCTAATCGGACTTGAAACTTTACATTTAAGAACAGAACGTCATTCTGAAAATGCTCAAAAAGTTGCAGAGTTTCTAGAAAATCACAAAAAAGTAAGCTGGGTTAATTATCCTGGGCTTAAATCTAATCAATATCACGAACTCGCAACTAAATACTTACCTAATGGCCAAGGTGCCATCTTAACATTTGGTGTTAAAGGGGATTCAGAAGCAATTCCCGAATTTGTTGAAGCACTGAATTTATTCTCTTTACTAGCAAACGTTGGTGACTCTAAATCACTTATCATACATCCAGCAAGTACAACACACCAACAATTAACAGACGAAGAACAACTTGCATCAGGCGTTACAAAAGACTTAGTCCGCTTGTCCGTTGGTACAGAATCTAGCGAAGACATTATTAAAGATTTAGAACAAGCGTTAAATAAAATTAAATAA